CGTACGGCGCCCCGGACGCGGACCGGCCAAGCCGCCCGGCGATCCGCCGCCACAGCGACGGTGCCTGTACGGCGGCCATGAGGCACCCGCCGAGCGCGACCCCGAGAGCGGCGGAGCGCACGCCCCAGCGGGCGGCGAGCACGACCATCGTGGCGATGATCGCGGCGTTGTACGCGATGTAGATCGAGCCCGGCGCGAAATAGCTGCGGTGCGCCCGCAGCGCCGCGCTGCAGTACCCGGCCAGCCCGAAACTCAGCACGCAGGTCGCGGTCAGCCGGGTGCAGGACACGGCCAGGGACGGGTCGGGCAGCCCGGGCGCGAGGACGGAGACCAGCAGCGGCGCCCCGGCCGCGAGCAGGGCGGCCGCGCCGGCGAGGGCGAGGCACAGCCGCGGCAGCGTGGCGGCGACCAGGGCCTGCACGGGGTCGGGGGCGCCGATGCCGCCCGCCCGCCGGGCCAGCGCCATGCTGAACGCCGGTACGAGCACGAACGCCATACCGTCCTCGATCAGCAGCGTCGACGCCATCTCCGGCAACGTCCAGGCCACCAGAAACGCGTCGGTGTCCGCCCCGGCCCCGAAGAGGTGCGCCAGCGCCTGATCCCGCCCCAGCCCCAGCAGCGCCCCGACCATCGACAGCGCGGCGGACAACAAGGTCGCCCTGGCGAGAAAGCGCCCCGAGGGGGCCGCCCCGGGGCGGGGCCCTGCCGTATCGCCCTTGCCTCCGTCGAGGAGCCCGGCGTCCATGCCGGGAGCGTCGCCGGGCGGCACCGGGCGGAGCCTCATCGCGGGCCCGCTTCCGCGGCCGGGGGCGTCGTCGCGTCGCGTGCCAGCGCCCACCAGGCGGCGAGGCCGAAGCAGATCGCCGTAAGGACGGTGGAGGGCCCGCCGATGTCGGCGTACAGGAAGTTGACGAGCTGCCACAGCAGCAGCCCGCAGGCCGGGAGCGCGCAGTCCCGGCCCACGCGTCCGCTCCGCCGCAGCCGGCGCAGTGCGCACACCAGCAGGGCCAGCCAGCCGCCCGCCACCGTGAGCAGCCCCAGCAGGCCCTGCTCGCTGAGCAGCAGCAGGTACATGTTGTGCGGGGACAGCAGGGGCTGGCGCCGGAAGGCCTGGCCCGCTCCCTGAGTGTCGCTGCCCGACGACAGCGCCAGCGAGGCATGGCCGTCCCGGTGTGCGGGAAAGGCCTTCAGCCCCACGCCCGTCACCGGGTGCCCGCGCCACATGTCGGCGGCCGCCGCCCACATGGTGTACCGGTCGACGACCGACTGGTCCGGCGCCTCGGCGACCTGCGTGATGCTGGTCAGCCGCTCCTGCAACGCCGCGGCGCCCACGCCGAGCCCTCCCACCAGCACCACCGAGGCCGCCACCGCCGCCGCGAACACCTTCACCGCGAGCCGCACCCCGGCCAGCACCAGCTGCGCCCCGCAGGCGACCGCCGTGGCGATCCAGGCACCCCGGCTGAAGGACAGCGCGAGCGGCACGAGCAGCACCAGCGCACATCCGACCGCCACGGCCCGCTGCCGCCGCGCCCGCGTCCCGAGGGCGAGACCGGTCGCCGCCACCACGCCGCAGGCGACGACGCTCGCCATCCCCATCACGTCGGACGGCCCGAACGTGCCCACCGCCCGGATGTCCGCTCCCTGGTACAAGGCCCCGGTCCCGGTGAGGTACTGGCGCACCCCGACCGCGCCCTGCCACAGCGCGAGGCCGACCAGGGACCACAGCACCAGCCGCGCGCCCCGCCGGTCACGCACCAGCAGCACCACCGCGACCGGGACGAGCACGAACACCTGCAGGTAACGACCCAGTCCCGCAATCGCGTCGCCGGTGGTCAAGGCCCCCGCCGCGGCGACCGCGATACCCACCACGGGCAGCCCCAGCACGACAGCCGCCGTCCGCGTCAGCGGGCGCCGCGCCCGCCGTACGGTGTCCACGACCGCCCACAGCACGAGCAGCCCCGAGGCCGCGTCGGCGGGTGTGGCGGCGCTGTCCGGTGCGACCGGCAGCCCCAGCAGGACGACGACCGCCACGACCGGCAGGACGGACACGACGGATCCGGCCCGCCGCGACGGCGACGGCGGCGGCGCCGGCAGCGGCGGTGCGAGCGGGGGAGAGGCCGCCGAGGAAGTACTCACCGGTGCTCAGCTCCCCGTCGGCCGTACGAACTGTGCCGCCGTGCGCAACAGGATGCAGACGTCCTGCCACAGCGACCAGTTGTCGATGTAGGCGTTGTCGTAGCGGCACCGGTCCTCGATCGAGGTGTCGCCGCGCAGCCCGTGGATCTGGGCGAGCCCGGTCATCCCGGTGCGCATCCGGTGGCGGGCCGGGTAGCCCGGATGGGCCTGGCTGAACTTGGCGACGAAATAGGGCCGTTCGGGCCTCGGGCCGACCAGGCTCATGTCACCGCGGAAGACGTTCCACAGCTGCAGCAGCTCGTCCAGCGAGGTCCGGCGCAGGAAGTGGCAGAAACGGCTCATGTCCTGCTCGTTGGCCACACTCCAGCGGGTCGCCGCCTCGTGCGCGCTGGCGGGCCGGTGGGTGCGCAGCTTCAGCATCGTGAACGGCCGCCCGTCCTTGCCGATCCGCTCCTGCCGGAACACCACGCCCGGCCCCTCCATGACCCGCAGCACGACCCCGCACACCAGCAGCACCGGGCCGGCCAGCACCAGCAGCGAGCCCGAGAGCACCACGTCCAGCGCCCGCTTGCCCACGCTGCCGCGCCGCCGTCCGCCCCTCGGCCACAGCAACCTCCGCGAGAAACCGGCCAGATGCCCCACCCCCTGGCGGCCCCCGCCGAGTCCGTACCAGGGGGAGTCGGCGTCCAGCTCCCACAGCACACATCCGTACGCGGCCAGCCCCCGCAGCACAGCGGCCTTCTCCACCCGGGTCGCGGCCCCCACGACGAGCACCGTCTCCACACCGTTCTGGACGAGCGCCCGACGCGCGTCCTGCGCCGTGGTGAGTACCGGCAGACCGGGCTCGTCGTCCATGGCACCGAGGACTTCCGGGGTGTCGGCCACGACACCCACCGGCCGTACCCCGCAGTCCGGTCGGCGCAACAACGCGGCCGCGACCCGCCGGGCCTCCGTGACCGGCCCGACCACCAGGGCGGGACAGGGCCTGCGCCGCAGTGCCCGGCGCCGACCGCCGTGCACCGCCGCACGGCCCGCGCAGGCCGCCACGCAGTGCACGGTGACCGCGACGACCAGCACGGTCATCGACAGCGACCGCAGCGGCGACAGCGCCACGACGGCCGCCCAGCCGACGGCGATCCGGCCACAGACGGCCGGGAGTTCGTCGAACACGCCGGGGACGACCGAGGTGTCGTACAACGAGGCCCGCCGGTTCAGACCGATCACACCGAGGGCCAGCAGCGCGAAGACCAGCGGATACCTGTGCGGCGCGGGCACGACCAGGGCGCCCAGCAGGCCGGCGCCGCCGTCGACGAGCCCCAGGAGCGCCCCGGAGACCCGCCGCGGACGCCGGGCACCCCGCCCGGCGGGCGCCCGGGGTCCCGCGGCGAGGCCGCGCGGGCCGAGAACGGAGCCGGCGCCCTCGGGCGCCGGCTGCTGCCCCGCGGGCGAGGCGACGGTGCTGTCCGCGGTCATGGGGTGATGTACTTCCTGCCCTCGTCGGTGACGACCGACGTGGTGGCGAAGCCGAGCAGCTCGCGGTACACATCGGTCACTGCGTCCGTGGCGCGCCGCAGGTCGTGGGCAGCGAGCACATGGGCCCGGCCCCGTGCGCCCAGCGCCGTGCGCAGCGGTTCGTCCCCAAGCAGTGCCGTGAGCGCCCGGGCCAGCGCACCGGGGTCCTCCGGCGGCACCAGGCAGGACGGCGGACGGCCGGGCGGAAGGCTCTCGCGCGCCCCGGCCACATCCGTGACGACGACCGGCCGACCGCACGCCATGGCCTCCAGCGGGGCGAGCGCCATGCCCTCCCAGCGGGACGGCAGGACCACCACGTCGGCGGCCCGGTACCAGGGGGCGGCGTCGGACGTCGCGCCGGCGAACTCCACCGACGCGGGCGCCCCCGAGCGCAGCCGGTCCGCGTCCGGACCGTCGCCGACCAGCACCAGCCGGGCGCCGGTCACCTGCCGTGCCACTTCGGGCCAGGCCGCCAGCAGCACGTCCTGCCCCTTCTGGCGGCACAGCCGGCCCACGCACACCACGAGCGGCCTCGCCCCGGACCGGGCTCTGGCTCCCTCCGGCCGGAACCTGTGGGTGTCCACGCCGTTGGGGACCACCCGCCACGCGGCGCTGATCCCGCACCGCTCCCCGGTACGCCGCTCGGCCTCGCTCACACACAGAACGCGCGTCGCCCACCGCGCCCCGAGCCGCTCCCAGCCCCGCGCCAGGTGCGCCACGACACCGTTCGCGGCCTCGAACGACCAGGCGTGCGGCTGGAAGACGGTCGGAAGGCGGCCGCGCACCGCGAGCCGGGCCGCGAGCCCGGCCTTCGCGCTGTGCGCGTGCACCAGGTCCGGCTGCACCTCGCCCACCAGCCGCGCCAACAGCCGCACCTCGCCCGGAAGCCGGGGCCCCGGTGAGCGGGTGGCGTCCCAGCGGAGCACCGTGCATTCCGGCCCGCGCAGGGCGTCCGCCAGCGTGCCGCCCTCGGGACAGGCGACCGTCACGCGCAGCCCTTCGGCGAGCTGTGCCGTCGCCAGGTCCGTCACGACCCGCGCGACTCCGCCCTCGACGGGCTGGGCGACATGCAGAATGTGCGGCACGGAACTGCGCATGAGCGAGGCTGCCCTTCCGAAGGAGAGAGTCCGAACCAGCAACACGATGTGTGGCTCGCGTTCGGCTTCCTGGAGTCATGGGACGAGCAGCACCAGCCACTTATCCATATTTATCTGCCAACCGGCCAACGGTGTCGGAATGATCGCGTTTTCTGAGTGGTTTCTCGTACGGGACCACCCGTTTGGGGCCATGGGCCGTTCGGGGTGACCGGCGGGTGATCACATGATGTGAAACTCCCGCACCCGCGGCGCAGCGGGTCTTTTCGTATGAGTTCCTGGAACTTGTCGGCAGCAGAGTTTCCACCGGGATCCCCTCTCGTTAGCCCAGGAGAACCGAGACCGAGTCACTCGCGACGCGCCAGGCGCGAAATCCCTTCCGGCGGACGCGAGTTACGGAAGTCGAGTCCCCACGAAAGGAACATGATGAAGAACCTGAAGGCTGCTGCCGTCGTCGTCGGCTCCCTCGCTGTCGCCGGAGTCGCCGGCCCCGCCGCCGCGGTGGACATGCCGGCGTCGGGCCTCGTCGACAACGGGAAGACCGTCGCCCGCAGCCTCCCCAACGCCGCCAAGCTGCCGACGGGCTACGTGGGCAACAACGTGAAGCGCACGGCGGACGGCGTGAAGCAGGGCGTGAAGAAGTCCTCCGTGGTGAAGACCCCCGTCTTCGGCGGCACCCTGCCGAACCCCGTCGACGGCCAGCTGCTCGGCGGACTTCCGATCAGGTAGGCGATCAGGTAGGCGATTCGTTTCCTCGACTTCGTCGCCCATCGGCTCGACGTTCCGGGCCGGCTCCATCTCTCCCGGAGCCGGCCCTTCGGCATGTTCGGGAATTACCCGTGCTCTTCGCCGCATGGAGCTTGCCGCATTGGGCCAAACGAAGGAATCAGGGTGACCACGGATGGCCCAGCTTCGTTGTTCCTGTCGAATGGGCGCTCATTCCTCCTTGTTGGCGCTCCCTCATCCGGGCCCTGTCTGCACACCGACGCAGACAGGGCCCACGAGCTTGGTACGGCTCGGTACCGAAAATCTCCGCGCACAAAAGCCGATGGCGGCCGGCCGGGATTCCGGCGGGCCGCCATCGGCTGGAGCCACTGCTCAGAACAGCAGGCCGCCCACGTACGGGGCGTTCTGCGCCTGGTCGACCTTGGCCGTGTTGCAGGCCGCGTAGTGCGAGTTCGGAGCAGCGACGCCACCGAGAACGGCTCCGTTGGACCACGGGGCGAGGCAGCGAGCGTCGAGGAGGGCGCCGTTGACGACGGCGATCCCCTGCTGGGGTTCGTTCACGACGACCGGAGACGTCGAGAAGCCGCTACCGCCCTTGACCGTGGTGGTGTCACCGTCG
Above is a window of Streptomyces sp. DT2A-34 DNA encoding:
- a CDS encoding O-antigen ligase, coding for MPAPPPSPSRRAGSVVSVLPVVAVVVLLGLPVAPDSAATPADAASGLLVLWAVVDTVRRARRPLTRTAAVVLGLPVVGIAVAAAGALTTGDAIAGLGRYLQVFVLVPVAVVLLVRDRRGARLVLWSLVGLALWQGAVGVRQYLTGTGALYQGADIRAVGTFGPSDVMGMASVVACGVVAATGLALGTRARRQRAVAVGCALVLLVPLALSFSRGAWIATAVACGAQLVLAGVRLAVKVFAAAVAASVVLVGGLGVGAAALQERLTSITQVAEAPDQSVVDRYTMWAAAADMWRGHPVTGVGLKAFPAHRDGHASLALSSGSDTQGAGQAFRRQPLLSPHNMYLLLLSEQGLLGLLTVAGGWLALLVCALRRLRRSGRVGRDCALPACGLLLWQLVNFLYADIGGPSTVLTAICFGLAAWWALARDATTPPAAEAGPR
- a CDS encoding glycosyltransferase, translated to MRSSVPHILHVAQPVEGGVARVVTDLATAQLAEGLRVTVACPEGGTLADALRGPECTVLRWDATRSPGPRLPGEVRLLARLVGEVQPDLVHAHSAKAGLAARLAVRGRLPTVFQPHAWSFEAANGVVAHLARGWERLGARWATRVLCVSEAERRTGERCGISAAWRVVPNGVDTHRFRPEGARARSGARPLVVCVGRLCRQKGQDVLLAAWPEVARQVTGARLVLVGDGPDADRLRSGAPASVEFAGATSDAAPWYRAADVVVLPSRWEGMALAPLEAMACGRPVVVTDVAGARESLPPGRPPSCLVPPEDPGALARALTALLGDEPLRTALGARGRAHVLAAHDLRRATDAVTDVYRELLGFATTSVVTDEGRKYITP
- a CDS encoding sugar transferase, with product MTADSTVASPAGQQPAPEGAGSVLGPRGLAAGPRAPAGRGARRPRRVSGALLGLVDGGAGLLGALVVPAPHRYPLVFALLALGVIGLNRRASLYDTSVVPGVFDELPAVCGRIAVGWAAVVALSPLRSLSMTVLVVAVTVHCVAACAGRAAVHGGRRRALRRRPCPALVVGPVTEARRVAAALLRRPDCGVRPVGVVADTPEVLGAMDDEPGLPVLTTAQDARRALVQNGVETVLVVGAATRVEKAAVLRGLAAYGCVLWELDADSPWYGLGGGRQGVGHLAGFSRRLLWPRGGRRRGSVGKRALDVVLSGSLLVLAGPVLLVCGVVLRVMEGPGVVFRQERIGKDGRPFTMLKLRTHRPASAHEAATRWSVANEQDMSRFCHFLRRTSLDELLQLWNVFRGDMSLVGPRPERPYFVAKFSQAHPGYPARHRMRTGMTGLAQIHGLRGDTSIEDRCRYDNAYIDNWSLWQDVCILLRTAAQFVRPTGS